The window TTTGTGTCACCTAATTACCATCGTATGAAACGTTGTAACTTATAATTAAACACAATGTGAAAGAAATGGGTTCACCTGTATAATCTTATGTATCCATTCTATTCTATTTAAAAGACTATTAAGAGGATTTAATCGGATGGTGGCGATAATAAAATCTAGGACGGAGGACTAATTGTAGTATCTATAAGAGGATTTAAATAGATGGTGGCGGTAATGGAATCTAGGACGCACGACTTGTATTATCTATCTAGATCcaacaaatacaaaaaaaaaaatattgaacccACTCTCTAGTCTTTCCTTGCATATAGTAGGTAAAAAAGCTTTTTCGATATCCTTCATATTAATGATATTTTTCTTTCTCTGACTACTTAGTATGTTTCGAGAATCAAGTTTttaaaaagaagagaattttttACCAGTATCATATTCGAGAAAGAGAAAGACATTAGTGAAAAGATAGATTTATTCGATCTGACTTGAATTGAACAATGAAAAGTCTTGCCAACGAAAAActttatatatacatacacattaAAAGTTTTTATTATTTGAGCTAACGATAATATATGTCTCAATACTCGGTATTGAACGTCTTACCCCATAAAGCCACACTAATTCTCAAACTATACAACCGAAAAAAAGTAGTCAAAAACAAAAGGAATAAAAACCAGGAGCTAAACCCACTCAAACCAATATAAAATTTGAGTGTAATATTTTAGTAACATTAATTATGTAAGAAATAAAATACTAGTAACAAGTAAGCATATGATAGCTTATGATTTGAGAATGACCCGTCAAAAGCATTTACTTCCCATCTTCTGTCACATGCCCCTTTCCTATGCCACAGGACAAAATAAAACCCTCTATATAAGGCTACTTCTACACTCCTCTCTTCAAACAAATTCAATTGTCTTCAATTCTCTCTTCACAAAATTCTCTATACTCACGTACAAAAGTTCAAATTTTACACTACAAAAACCAAAGATCCAACACCCTTTTCATAAGAAAGCATTTGTCTATTACAGCCATTTGTCGCTCTGATTCGTTTAAAAAAACATCATTTTCACAAGAAAGCAAAAATGTTTACCATCTCAGAACAAGATTTCTTTTCGCGAAGATGTGTTTGGGTAAATGGACCTGTTATTGTAGGTGCAGGTCCATCGGGATTAGCTGTAGGAGCTTGTTTAAGAGAACAAGGAGTTCCTTTTGTAATTTTAGAAAGAGCTGATTGTATTGCATCTTTATGGCAAAAAAGAACTTATGATCGTTTAAAACTTCACCTTCCAAAAAAATTCTGTCAACTTCCCAAATTCCCATTTCCAAATCACTACCCTGAGTACCCAACAAAGAGACAATTCATTGACTATCTTGAATCTTATGCACAACACTTTGACATTAAACCACAGTTTAATGAGACTGTTGAATCAGCTAAATATGATGAAGCTTGTAAAGTTTGGAGGATTAAGACTGTTTCTCCTCTTGGCTCTGAAGTTGAGTATATTTGTCAATGGCTTGTTGTGGCTACTGGTGAAAATGCTGAGAGAGTTGTGCCTGATATTGAAGGATTGAAAGATTTTGGAGGTGAAGTAATTCATGCTTGTGATTATAAATCAGGAGAGAAATATCAAGGGAaaaaagttgttgttgttggatgtGGCAATTCTGGCATGGAAGTTTCTCTTGATCTTTCTAATCATAATGCTCAACCATCTATGGTCTGTCGTAGCTCGGTAAGCAGTACAGAAACGAATCTAGAATTTAAATTTGACATTTAAACTTTTAGATTCTTACCACTAACATGTTACCCTTTGAAATAACGGGttcaaatttaaatatttttgaatatataGATTTTGAAATTGGCACATACTTAAAGAGCGGAGTCCAC is drawn from Nicotiana tabacum cultivar K326 chromosome 22, ASM71507v2, whole genome shotgun sequence and contains these coding sequences:
- the LOC107810383 gene encoding putative indole-3-pyruvate monooxygenase YUCCA9 — translated: MFTISEQDFFSRRCVWVNGPVIVGAGPSGLAVGACLREQGVPFVILERADCIASLWQKRTYDRLKLHLPKKFCQLPKFPFPNHYPEYPTKRQFIDYLESYAQHFDIKPQFNETVESAKYDEACKVWRIKTVSPLGSEVEYICQWLVVATGENAERVVPDIEGLKDFGGEVIHACDYKSGEKYQGKKVVVVGCGNSGMEVSLDLSNHNAQPSMVCRSSVHVLPREIFGKSTFELAMFMMSWLPLWLVDKILLILAWFILGNIENYGLKRPSIGPLTLKNTQGKTPVLDIGALEKIRSGKIKVIPGIKRFSCGTVELVNGEKLEVDSVVLATGYCSNVPFWLQESEFFSKNGFPKAQNNWKGKSGLYAVGFTRKGLAGASADATKIAQDIGKVYKDDLKQKKQKVSTHRRCISTF